GATACCGCCTCAGAGCTTTCAATCGAAGAATACATGGCGTTAGATCGGCTCATGGGAGCTTTGCTAACGGGGGAAGTGGTTGCTGTTCCCCGGAAGCAGTTTATTAACGTGATGGAAGAACTGGTATTGACTGAGGCGATCGCCCGTGTCGCCGAGATTGAAGCCACCAGTGATTGCACCTTAGATTTAGGTGATATTGCGGCTTACGCACTCAACCGTCTCCCTCCCCTGTATGCCACAACCGAGGAAGGAGCCGACTATCAACGGGGGCGTGCTAAAGACGATCTGCAAGCTCTGATTGCTCAGCAAGTCAGCGATGCGATCGCCCGTAGTCTCGATCGCCCTGACTTCTACCCTGAGCGGCAGGTGCTCGGCAAAAATGCTGGAGATGAGGTGTTGAGCCAAGTTAGCACGCTGCTGAAAGCTTATGCCCATAAATATGAGGCAGAGCCACAAAGTTAACCCTACAAAAAGGTTACTTCACAGAAAAAGTAGCTCTGAGCGGAGGTTTCATGACCTTTTCAGCCAACCTGATGCTTTGACTGGTATCAAGGGATCTGGTTGAGGGAGCTATTAATCTGATTTCAAGGGTGCTTGAGTTGGCAAGCTTAGCTCAGACATCAAAGCTAAAGCCGTTTTTAAGACGGTGCATCGATTGGTTATCTCTGTCATTGGAATACTGTTTGGCTAAGCGGGTGAAAGCCCGCTTTTTTGTGCAATAAGCGTCATGACGGTTGCTATACAATGCAAAAAGGATTTAGTTGT
This DNA window, taken from Oscillatoria sp. FACHB-1407, encodes the following:
- a CDS encoding late competence development ComFB family protein produces the protein MSIEKIVEQALQDGYLTPAMEAEVGRICDTASELSIEEYMALDRLMGALLTGEVVAVPRKQFINVMEELVLTEAIARVAEIEATSDCTLDLGDIAAYALNRLPPLYATTEEGADYQRGRAKDDLQALIAQQVSDAIARSLDRPDFYPERQVLGKNAGDEVLSQVSTLLKAYAHKYEAEPQS